The Primulina eburnea isolate SZY01 chromosome 8, ASM2296580v1, whole genome shotgun sequence genome contains a region encoding:
- the LOC140838336 gene encoding photosystem I reaction center subunit N, chloroplastic-like: MAAMNSSVLACNYAVSGCELNTKVSKISPSVATLKKLPMIRAQRVTATDSKESGRRAALLGLSAALFTAAVSASSANAGVIDEYLEKSKANKELNDKKRLATSGANFARAFTVEFGTCKFPQNFTGCQDLAKQKKVPFLSDDLELECQGKDKYKCGSNVFWKW, translated from the exons atgGCGGCCATGAATTCCAGTGTTCTAGCTTGCAACTATGCGGTATCAGGATGTGAGCTGAACACCAAGGTCAGTAAAATATCGCCTTCTGTGGCAACTCTTAAGAAACTGCCTATGATCAGGGCTCAGAGGGTTACGGCCACCGACTCTAAGGAATCGGGTAGAAGAGCCGCCCTTCTTGGTCTCAGTGCCGCCCTTTTCACGGCCGCTGTCTCCGCTTCCTCTGCCAACGCTGGTGTCATTGACGAGTATTTGGAGAAGAGCAAGGCTAACAAG GAATTGAATGACAAGAAGAGGTTAGCCACCAGCGGCGCCAACTTCGCACGGGCATTCACTGTTGAATTTGGTACATGCAAGTTCCCTCAGAACTTCACTGGCTGCCAAGATCTTGCCAAACAAAAG AAAGTGCCCTTCCTGTCTGATGATTTGGAGCTAGAATGTCAAGGGAAAGACAAGTACAAGTGTGGTTCAAACGTGTTTTGGAAATGGTGA
- the LOC140837937 gene encoding uncharacterized protein — protein sequence MDREQEEIQFLGFFGIVRESYSIVTSWRKIFSQLLVALIIPLSFIYLAQIQITQLLIAKIATNEDTLERTPEGTRSYDRISSVISSEWTEILLFKIGYLLFFLILVLLSTSAVVYTIACIYTAKEITFEKVMSVVPKVWKRLMVTFICNFVIVFAYNIVALVIAVLAIIILQPSTGVGETLLLFYLIIYFVGLMYITMIWQLASVVSVLEESYGVNAMSKSQTLIKGKMGVSVAIFFVLGLCFVGVEVAFKIFVVAAYEKGLGYRVGLGIGCLSLMSILMLFGLVMQTIVYFVCKSYHHENIDKSALANHLGEYLGEYVPLKSKDVQMEQFEV from the coding sequence ATGGACAGAGAACAAGAAGAAATCCAGTTTCTTGGATTCTTCGGCATAGTTCGAGAATCGTACAGCATAGTTACATCATGGAGAAAAATTTTCAGCCAACTCCTAGTAGCTTTGATTATTCCTCTATCCTTCATCTACTTGGCCCAAATCCAGATAACCCAGCTCCTTATCGCCAAGATCGCGACCAATGAGGACACCCTCGAAAGAACTCCGGAGGGCACTCGCTCCTACGACAGAATCTCCAGCGTCATATCCTCCGAATGGACCGAGATTCTCTTGTTCAAGATAGGGTATTTACTGTTTTTCTTGATTCTTGTGCTTCTCTCTACATCTGCAGTAGTTTACACCATCGCCTGTATCTATACCGCCAAAGAGATTACGTTTGAGAAAGTGATGAGTGTTGTTCCGAAGGTTTGGAAGAGGCTAATGGTGACTTTCATATGCAATTTCGTCATAGTCTTTGCATACAACATTGTAGCTTTAGTTATCGCTGTCTTAGCAATTATCATCTTGCAACCCAGTACAGGAGTTGGGGAAACACTGCTCCTCTTTTACTTGATCATATATTTTGTTGGGTTGATGTATATTACCATGATATGGCAGCTAGCAAGTGTGGTCTCGGTTTTGGAAGAAAGTTATGGCGTAAATGCAATGTCAAAAAGCCAAACTTTGATCAAGGGAAAAATGGGTGTTTCTGTAGCGATTTTCTTTGTGTTAGGCCTGTGCTTTGTTGGAGTTGAGGTAGCATTCAAGATTTTTGTGGTGGCGGCCTACGAGAAAGgccttggatatagagttggaTTGGGGATTGGTTGTCTGAGTTTGATGTCGATTCTGATGCTGTTTGGCCTCGTTATGCAGACGATTGTCTACTTCGTCTGCAAGTCGTATCATCATGAAAACATCGACAAGTCCGCCTTGGCCAATCATCTTGGGGAGTATCTTGGGGAGTATGTTCCTTTGAAGTCCAAGGATGTTCAGATGGAGCAGTTTGAAGTTTGA
- the LOC140838337 gene encoding uncharacterized protein, with protein sequence MPIEMPKGLPFSVDTWTPSSKTKRHHFLTHAHKDHAQGISAHASFPIYSTLFTRTLIRRYYPQVDESTFVGIEIGQSLAVEDPDGVFTVTAVDANHCPGAVMFLFEGNFGNILHTGDCRLTPECLQNLPEKYIGKKGKEPRCPLDYIFLDCTFGQFRSKMPSRHAAIQQVINCIWKHPNARTVYLTCDLLGQEEILVQVSQTFGGKIYVDKIKNSECLKALELTVPEILSQDPSSRFQLFDGFHRLYERAEEKISEARTNYQHEPLIIRPSAQWYACNEGVSDTESPEKVRFDRAVRDLYGVWHVCYTIHSSRDELEWALELLAPKWVVSTTPSCRAMELDYVKKHCQRVFDDSLWKLMDLGAGASPDPYEVGKSFGCSNLMERIPDRCVEAQSEPVVISTHQRKRLSMSPSSKRPMLTLFGRARLGLEDSILQHKQNEIVCVGSDFLESSSTEADERSSQKENVIKVKLQESLEPNKMADHELGCISSIAIEGTTRMKFEEPLQSERMSDCAESKFTYASVELDMHKRATISSIGFSRSYDENLRRFYRHVNVPIPQPLPSLVKLMAANKKMKKII encoded by the exons ATGCCGATAGAGATGCCCAAAGGCCTGCCGTTTTCGGTGGACACATGGACGCCGAGTTCAAAGACGAAGAGGCACCATTTTCTTACCCACGCGCACAAAGACCACGCTCAGGGGATCTCTGCCCACGCTTCGTTTCCCATCTACTCCACCCTGTTCACCAGAACTCTCATCCGCCGGTACTATCCCCAG GTTGATGAATCAACTTTCGTTGGTATTGAAATCGGGCAATCTTTGGCTGTGGAGGATCCTGATGGTGTTTTCACCGTCACCGCTGTTGATGCCAATCACTGTCCAG GAGCTGTGATGTTTCTGTTTGAAGGAAATTTTGGTAACATTTTGCACACTGGAGATTGCAGATTAACCCCCGAGTGTTTGCAAAACTTACCGGAGAAGTATATCGGAAAGAAGGGAAAAGAACCACGGTGCCCCCTTGATTACATCTTTTTAGATTGCACATTTGGTCAATTTCGTTCAAAAATGCCCAGCCGACATGCGGCTATTCAGCAG GTCATTAATTGTATATGGAAACACCCAAATGCTCGCACAGTTTATCTGACATGTGATCTTCTTGGTCAAGAAGAGATACTTGTACAAGTATCACAAACTTTTGGTGGCAAAATATATgttgataaaataaaaaattcagaGTGTTTGAAAGCTCTGGAACTTACAGTTCCTGAGATCCTATCACAAGACCCATCTTCCCGTTTCCAGCTATTTGATGGATTTCACAGACTTTATGAAAGAGCTGAAGAAAAGATTTCCGAGGCACGAACCAATTATCAGCATGAGCCTCTAATTATACGCCCTTCTGCTCAGTGGTATGCTTGTAATGAAGGTGTTTCAGATACTGAAAGTCCTGAGAAAGTGAGATTTGATCGAGCTGTTAGAGATCTGTATGGTGTTTGGCATGTCTGCTACACAATTCACTCATCCAGAGATGAACTTGAGTGGGCCTTGGAACTTCTTGCACCTAAATGGGTGGTGTCTACAACTCCTAGTTGTAGGGCTATGGAGCTGGATTATGTCAAGAAGCACTGTCAACGAGTGTTTGATGATTCTCTATGGAAACTTATGGACTTGGGTGCAGGAGCATCACCAGATCCATATGAAGTGGGAAAAAGTTTTGGCTGCTCGAATTTGATGGAAAGGATTCCCGATAGATGTGTAGAAGCCCAATCTGAGCCAGTTGTAATATCTACACACCAGAGAAAACGATTGAGTATGTCTCCTTCAAGCAAAAGACCCATGTTAACATTGTTTGGAAGAGCAAGACTCGGTCTCGAAGATTCTATTCTGCAACATAAACAGAATGAAATTGTATGTGTTGGTAGCGATTTTTTGGAGAGTTCTTCAACAGAAGCAGACGAGAGGTCATCTCAAAAAGAAAATGTTATCAAAGTCAAGCTTCAAGAGTCATTGGAGCCTAACAAAATGGCTGATCATGAACTTGGTTGTATTTCATCCATTGCAATTGAAGGAACTACTAGAATGAAGTTTGAAGAGCCACTACAATCAGAGAGAATGTCTGATTGTGCAGAAAGTAAATTTACTTATGCATCCGTAGAGCTCGATATGCACAAACGTGCTACTATCTCATCCATTGGCTTTTCAAGAAGCTATGATGAGAATTTGAGAAGGTTTTATAGACACGTGAACGTGCCAATACCTCAACCTCTTCCATCCCTTGTGAAGCTTATGGCCGCTAACAAAAAAATGAAGAAGATAATATAA
- the LOC140838338 gene encoding NAD(P)H-quinone oxidoreductase subunit O, chloroplastic-like — MAFTAALSQSSLATISTFFVNQRKIPCRLPYPIKAVKSSEPPQNEKKAEASPSDDQSTIKAAPKSKKPVYSMNKGQIVRVDKEKYLNSINYLSVGHPHYYKGLDYIYEDRGEVLDMRVFETGEYALIAWVGIPTPPAWLPTDMLIKSDKLDYERM, encoded by the exons ATGGCATTTACTGCAGCTCTCTCTCAGAGCTCCTTGGCCACCATATCGACATTCTTTGTAAATCAAAGAAAAATCCCATGTCGATTACCATATCCAATCAAAGCCGTAAAATCCTCAGAGCCACCacagaatgaaaagaaagcgGAAGCATCTCCCTCTGATGATCAATCCACAATCAAAGCAGCTCCCAAGTCCAAGAAACCTGTTTATTCCA TGAATAAAGGGCAGATTGTGAGAGTGGATAAAGAGAAGTATCTCAATAGTATAAAC TATTTATCTGTGGGGCACCCACATTATTACAAAGGACTGGACTATATATATGAAGACAGGGGAGAG GTGCTGGACATGCGCGTATTTGAGACCGGTGAATATGCACTT ATTGCATGGGTTGGAATACCAACTCCACCTGCTTGGCTTCCAACAGACATGCTTATTAAG TCAGATAAGCTAGATTATGAAAGAATGTGA